A part of Oncorhynchus clarkii lewisi isolate Uvic-CL-2024 chromosome 17, UVic_Ocla_1.0, whole genome shotgun sequence genomic DNA contains:
- the LOC139371060 gene encoding histone H1.10-like, with protein sequence MVKSEVEVTINAEEAPVASGPKPAKKKKNKKKKNKPGKYSVLVLDAVKKLNERSGSSLVKIYNEAKKESWFDEQNGRTYLRYSIRALVLNNTLIQVKGMGANGSFRLNEDKFAKEVPKKTQPKAAKTTTKTAKASTTKKATVKPKAKSSPKKAPDAKKPAAKTKKLGVKKVIAAQKNKKPKKASKPPAKSPRKK encoded by the coding sequence ATGGTGAAAAGCGAGGTGGAGGTGACTATAAACGCGGAGGAGGCTCCAGTGGCAAGTGGGCCTAAACCAGCCAAGaaaaagaaaaataagaaaaaaaagaatAAGCCTGGCAAATACAGTGTTCTTGTGCTAGACGCTGTCAAAAAGTTGAATGAGCGAAGCGGTTCCTCTTTGGTAAAAATTTATAATGAAGCCAAGAAGGAAAGCTGGTTTGATGAGCAGAATGGGCGAACCTACCTGCGGTATTCTATCCGAGCGCTGGTACTCAACAACACGCTGATCCAAGTAAAGGGCATGGGGGCGAACGGTTCCTTCAGGCTCAATGAAGATAAGTTCGCGAAAGAGGTACCGAAAAAGACTCAGCCCAAGGCAGCCAAGACCACCACGAAAACTGCCAAAGCATCGACTACCAAGAAGGCAACCGTCAAGCCAAAGGCGAAGAGCAGCCCGAAGAAGGCACCAGATGCAAAGAAGCCCGCGGCTAAAACGAAGAAGCTGGGTGTCAAAAAGGTGATCGCTGCACAGAAGAACAAGAAGCCGAAGAAGGCCAGCAAGCCACCAGCCAAGTCACCGAGGAAGAAGTAG